A segment of the Elaeis guineensis isolate ETL-2024a chromosome 6, EG11, whole genome shotgun sequence genome:
TTTTAATTCCGCCTTTTCGAGGAACAAAGCAGGAGAAAAATATTGTCGGAATCTTCTTTTGGCTATGTGAAAATGTCTTGAATATTAACCGACCTTAGCAGGCACGGTGTATGCTCTcactagattatattttgattaaggtTCTTTCCAACATCAAAAAGAATGACTAATCAAGAGAAAGAAGGGCCGTGGGGATTGGGTTAACTAAATCCCTTCTCACACCTTGCCGTTGTTTTCACTTCATTAGACATGCAACAGAGGAAAATCTACTTATAAATACCCACCCATGAAATTCACAACCATCACAAAAACCACAGAAAACTTCATTACATTCACCACAATGGCAAATTCTCCAATAGCAATGCTCTTCGTGCTACTTATTGCAAGCCTTAAGCTCTGCATCTGCTTTCGCTATTCCTCCATCCTTTGTGAATGCACTCCAAGCGGGTATTTACGTGGTAAGACTGGTCACTGTAACACAGAGCACGACTCTGATTGCTGCAAGGCTGGAAAGATGTATCCCCAGTATCATTGCTCGCCGCCTCTGACCAAACACACTCGAGCCACCATGACCATCAACAGCTTTGCGGAAGGTGGGGATGGTGGAGGTCCTTCGGAGTGTGACAACCAATACCATAGTGATGATGAATTGGTTGTAGCTCTTTCTACTGGATGGTATAACCATGGTAGACGCTGCCTCAAGAACATCAAAATCAATGCAAATGGTAACTCTGTATTAGCTAAAGTGGTTGATGAGTGTGATTCTGTTCATGGTTGCGACTCGGATCATGACTTCCAGCCACCATGTCCCAACAACATTGTGGATGCATCACCCGCTGTGTGGAAGGCATTGGGCATCTCCGGCTCAGATGTTGGTGATTATGACATCACATGGTCTGATGAGTGATTCATGGAAGCCAAAAATACAATTTAATTCTGAATGTTTCCATGATGGATGTGTTTTGCATGTCCGTATGCATCGTATCTAGTAGGCTTCAGGTCTGTCTTGGATGATCTGGGATGAGTTAATGATGATATGCAGCAAGATGTAATTTCTTATATGGGAATGTATTCTTGTTTTAATACATCACATAATTTTACAAACCCAAGAATATTttgcaattagatttgatgtgcaCAAAGTTATTTATTGGGGCATCTGAAAGGTCGATTGCATATGAGTCCAGACAAAACACACCTTTGAAATCAAGCAGTTcattgttctacacattccatGTATATGACCGTGGTTTTTCCACGTCAGAGGACAATTGTGCAACATATTCCAATATTTCTTTTCAAAACTGTGTACGaaagatcttgaaaaattttggtCAAAAAATTTGTGAGGTCGCGTAAATTTTTGCATCTCTTATTGCAACAGCAGAAAAAACACAGAGAAACAAAAAGTAAACCAGGTAGGGAGCAGAGTCCAATGATCACAAGGTTCTATCCAAACATCTCAAGCCACAACCATATGGTTTTATTCCATCGTATATTCAAACTGACCATTTAAGCCTCTTCCTTTGTATTTAAGGTTTGCTTCTGTTCCAAGGAGGCCAAGGGCAcatatgccttttttttttttttcttttgagggaTGATGGAGGAAGCAAGAAGCTTCCCCCTATTTACTAATAAAAGGATTTATGTACAAGTGAGAAGAAGATAGAGAACATACAAAGTCATGATTTGGAATTCAGCTGGGAAGTTGATGTAGTATAAGAGTCGTCAAGTTATTTCGCAACTTCTTGAGGCTGTCCATCCTCTTTGTGGACATGAGTACTCGGTCCCAATTGTGGAATGTGTGCAAAGACTTTTGTGGATTGGCATACACTGAAGAGCTTTTCTTAGTGAAATTTCTTGCGTTTGTCTTCTTCCATACCTCCTAGGAAAGAGTTGCACATAGTTGGTCTCCCGCTCTCCTCCTGGATGGATCAAATTTTCTTCTCCTTCAAACGGTTCATAGATTATGCAAGTTTGTTGGTCACCCTCTTAGGTTCGGCTGAATTGtaatagagtttcatatgctatGAGTGAAAGAGCATCTAATGAAGAGATCGTTGACCAGTTCTACCCTTGAGCCACACAAAATGCATCCTTAGCTTGCATGCCAATCTTTCTGAGCCAATACTTGCCAAGATTATCTAATACTAACTCATACCATAAGTAGTACTAAACAATCACTCTGGACTgaactcttttatcattttgcatACCCGGGAGATTTAATTAGGTAGCCTATTATGTCTTACTATATCTATCGTGTAGTGCTCCAAAGCTCTGTAAAAACTTAGAAAAATAGTAACTTGCCTTCTAGGTCGCACATGTTGGCAACCTGCAACTGATTCCGCACGTGCACACCCTAAACTTTCCAAAATTGGACTCGGACCTTCAACATGTGCGAGTGTTGCTACTCCGGTGCTCCTTGCACAAGCACAATTCATGCTAGAGTACCATCGTAACCTTGGTGACTATGGAAGGAGAAAGAATAGATTGGCTTATTGCAAGGGCTTACCGACACAAACACAGGTCATAAGAACTTAAATATACACATTTAATCAAAGGAAAATGGTACAATGTAATAAATTAGAGAATCAAGTTGCCTTCTTCTGCCTCTTCATTAGTCCAATCATGATTTACTAGCTGTCAAGTCTTCTTGCCATGGtcactttgagaaggatcagatCATTTGAAAGTCCAGTAGTATAAcaacaatttttttataatttctatatACATACCTATTCCTTGATACCATGGGGATAAAATGCATATTTGCATATGTTCTCGGAGCCTTTCTATCCCTTTTTTAAGACATATGTTTCCTTTAGTTGTATTGAAGAAAAAACTAAATACTAAaaaaatgattgaaaaaaaaCTTGGCAAGAACCGCGATACAAGTGTATCATCCAACTAGGCCGCTTTGGAGATGtagatcatctttttttttattgtcaCTTCTTCTCATCTATTTGGAAGGTGGTCCATTTAGCTCTTAGAATGTTATATCCTTAATCCTCTTTTACTTACTCTTGTCTAAACTAGATTCGACGGATCTTTTAGGAAAGTATTCAGCCCATTGTTCTTATACTTCTCACATCTATTGCATGAATGTGTTAGAAAGAATAAAATTCCAAATTTTCTCTTAACAAACATTTgtctgttgtggccgtggcctcagAAGGACTTCATATCTTTAATGACTGATCTATATTATATGACTAGGATCTTATTAGAAATCGAGAGAGTTAGATGAAGATTAGAAATATCCTagagatctttataaaatttgacataCAAGATATCTTGTtctttcttcacatttttttatcttttcattttttttttatcttgttcCATCTACCAGCTACAATATAGTTTCTTTAAATCTTTCCTCCTCTCTcccgtatttttttttttttctaatcttcAATAACAGCAGGGTAACTATCTTTGCCAGCTCCTTTCATtcattcacaaaaaaaaaaaaaaaaaaaaaaaaaaaaaaaaaaagaagaagaagaagaagaagaagaagaagaaaagagcctCACTTAATCATACACACGTACAGAGATGTATCCCCTGTCATGATTTGGgttgccaaaagattttttttccagTAATCTCGGTAAGGCCCTTTTGAATTCTCTTGGAagacaaaaaaaaatgattttcaatGGGAAGAAAGAAGGGGTGAGCATCACTTTTGGGGGTGCTATTGGATAGGGTCCGGTCGGGGTATAATCTAAGTTGGACTCTTAACAGTTGGTGGGTTTGGGTCCATGTTTCAAAACACCCTACCTATGCAAGAATTACTTGGGTTAGGTTTAGGTAAAATTGGATTGAGTAGAGATGTAGTCCAAGTTGGAATAAAAAATGGATCAAGTTCTAGCATGTACCATTTTGTCACACTCTAAATCCAACAAGCAGGTAGGCCATATAACATGGCCGCACGAACCCGATTTTGGACAGagagtaactgtccttcgggcaggtggGCCATATAACATGTTGATGGTCATGGTGGAAGAAAAGTAAGAATGAAAAAATAGGGAAAGACCTTGCACCTTGAAATCCGGCAGTCGATGGCTTGAATCAGGCCATCAATGGTGATTTGAGGGTCAACAAAAGGGAAGAGAGGAGACTTTAAAGGTCCTTATCTCACCTCCGATGAGAAATCAGTGGTGATTTGCAAAGAGAGGAGATGGAAAGAAATTTATAGATCAGTTTTTTAGAATCTGACATACTTTAGGACTCTAATTTTTCAATGAAGTCGAGGGAGAACAAGACTCCCATCGAGGGTCTTTCACTTCGTCCAGCACATGCAAGGTAGATGTGCGGCTAAGTCCAATGAATTTGGGCCAAACTGGGCCAGCTTATTATGATTTTTTAGAAAGTTACCTTCATccttttaaaattattcatgGATTGCATAAACTATAACCAATTAGTTTTATACCAAATGTGGCAaataaagtatatatatatatatttatgtgtatGTTTGCTTCGATGTAGGACAAGTATTTGTCCTTGTTTTTGGTAAAAAGAGGATCTTAAAGCTGAATTAAAAACAAAGCTACCAGGTTTGTTACTCAAAAAAGCAAAGCTACTAGGTTTATAGATAGGTTTTGCTACGATGCTCCATAGCCACTTTTAGTCATTTTATTATTGGCATGTTTCTATCTGTCCATTTTAAAATGGATGACACTAATTTATTTATCAGCAATCAGTTTTAATTGATCATATACATGACTGGTACGATAAATAACTCAAATTTTAAATACAATCCAAAAACTAAAAAGCTGATAGGATATTTTGGAATTTGTGCCATTCCTCCTCTTCCCTCCACCCTCCTCCTTCCTTCCTCCTTCATCCCTATGGACCACCATCCCTTCCCATTGAGAGTTAGCATGTGGTGGTAGAGTGGCGAGCGGCGGAGGAGGAGATAGAAGGAGGTGGCAGGCCGGAATGGGGTAAGGGGAACAGAAGACGGAAGGAGATGGCGGGCCAGAGCGGGGAAGGGGAAAGAGGGTGGGGAAGCGAGCAGCGGAGGAGGAAGAAGGGGGGCCGCATGTGGCATGGGAAGATGAGCGgcgaaggaggaggaagaagggggGCCGCATGTGGCATAGGAAGATGAGCGGCAGAGGAGGAAGGCAGCGGGTCCGAGTGGTGGAAGAGAAAAGGACTGGGGAAGCTAGCGACGATAGTAGGGCTATGGGAAGGCGAGCAGCAAAGGCAGAGGAGGAAAGGGTGGTGGGCCTGAGCGACAACAGTGTGGTTGCGAGAAGGTGAGTAGCAGAGGCAGAGAAGGAAGGGTTTGGGGCGACAGGCCTAAGCGGTGGTGGTGGGATTGCAAGTACACAAGCGGTGAAGGCGGAGGAGGAAGGGGCTGACAGACCCAAGTGGTGGCGGTGTAGCTGCTGGAAGGTGAGCGGCAAAGGCAAAGGAGGAAGAAAGTGGCGGGTCTGAGTGGTAGAAAAAGAAAGTCGGTGGGCAAGTGAGCGGTGGCGTTAAGGAGATGTTTGGTGGTGGGGCGGCGAGCAATGGGCCCATTATGCGGTGGGTGGAGGAGGAAAGGGGTGGCTGTGATGGCGGGTCTGAGCAGTGGAGAAATGGGCAGAGGAGGTTGGTGGAGGCCAGTGTGCAACGGTAGGGAGGAGGGTGGGAGGACGTAGGTGGCGGTGAGGAGAAGCCTAAGAAGAAGAGGGTGgaggattaaaatataataaaatattattttttttaaataataaaatataaaaagttgGTAGTGTAATGTTGAAAATGcccttcataataaaaatattattaaaggaGCACTATAGCAAAACTTTTGTTAGGTATTTTTACTATGGTGCTTTAAAGGATTTTTTTACTCTTTTTAATATTTATCTATTTTTGATTGCTAGATTAAAGATGGATCACTCGGATTTCAATCAGTTAAAGTGCGAATATGCATAGTTGGTGCAGTAAATATTTTAAAGTTTAGGATTATTTCATGCCACAAtcaaattgatttttttcttttcaaaaagctTTCACCATATTGGGTGGGGCAGTGTGCGGCAGTGCGAGGAAGCCACAGGCCAGGCAGTGGGGTATGTAGAAGCCATGGTGGTGTAGGGTGAGAGGACGGTTTGCGGTGGTGCGAAGAAACCGTGGACCTGCGGGGGTGGGATTGTGGGGCGGTGCAAAAGCTGGGGGGGCGGTGGCACGGAGAAGCCATGGGCCGGGTGGTGGGGCGGTTTGTGGTGGTGCGAGAAACTGAGGGCCTATAGGGGTGGGGTTGGGTGGGAGAGAAGGGGGCTATTGGGGGGCAGTGCAGAAGGCGAGAGCAGGAGCATGCAGGGGAGGGTGGCACAGAAGCCGTGGTCATTGAGATGGGGGGCCGGGGATGTGTAGGGGAGCCCGAGGGTGGAGGAGCCACGTGAGCCTAGGATGGGGGCCTTGGGGGAACCACAGGCGAGCGTTGGAGAGTTAGGCGCAGAAGCCATAGGTATCGAAATTAAGGGATTAGGGTGGGGCGCATAGAGGGTGTAGGAGCCAGGACGCGTCGGAAGGTATGGGGGAGATGAGGGCGGAGGAGCCGTGGGCGGCCGGATGCGAAGAAGCTGTAGatagagggaggaagaagaaaaaataataaaaaattattattttaaaaataataaaatatataaaataataatgtgtaatgttttaaatattttttataataaaatattataaaagagtattatagtaaattttttttttttaatattggggACTGTCTTATGACGATTGGAATAACGTGCATGCAGTTTAATATCTGTATCCTGTACAGATAAGAGGGATCTTGCGGTATGCTAATAATGAATTCAGACCATATGAGAGAAAGGaattctctttaaaaaaaaaaaaaaggaaaaggaaaaggcaACAAAAACTTCTTGTTAGTTTTAATTCTgtcctttccatgcccaaaaaaggagaaaaaaagaatatTTTGGAATCTTCTTTTGGCTATGTGAAATGTCTTGACTATTAACCGACCTTAGCAGGCACGGTGTATTCAAGATAAAAAAATTGACTAATCAAGGGAAAGAAGGACCGTGGGGATTGGGTTGACTCATTCCCTTCTCACACCTCGCCGTTGTTTCCACTTCATCACAAATGCAACAATGGGGAAATCTACTTATAAATACCCACCCAGGAGCTCCGAGCAACTTCACAACCATCACAAAACCCACAGAAAACTTCATTACATTCACCACAATGGCAAATTCTCCTATAGCAGTGCTCTTCGTGCTACTCATTGCAAGCCTTAACCTCTGACACCTGCTTTTGCTATTCCCCCATCCTTGGTGAATGCACTCCAAGTGGGTATTTACGTGGCAAGACTGGCAACTGTAACACAGCACGACTGTGATTGCTGCAAGGTTGGAAAGATGTATCCCCAGTATCGTTGCTCGCCGCCTCTGAGCAGACACACTCGAGCCACCATGACCATCAACAGCTCTGCGGAAGGTGGGGATGGTGGAGGTCCTTCGGAGTGTGACAACCAATACCATAGTGATGATGAATTGGTTGTAGCTCTTTCTACTGGATGGTATAACCATGGTAGACGTTGCCTTAAGAACACCAGAATCAATGCAAATGGTAACTGTGTCTTAGCTAAAGTGGTTGATGAGTGTGATTCTGTTCATGGTTGCGACTCCGATCATGACTTCCAGCCACCATGTCCCAACAACATTGTGGATGCATCACCCGCCGTGTGGAAGGCGTTGGGCATCTCCGGCGTAGATGTTGGTGATTATGACATCACATGGTCTGATGAGTGATTCATCCGAATGTTTCTATGGTGGCTGTGTTTTGCATGTTGGTATGTATCATGATCCAGTAGGCTGGTCCGTCTCTTGCTGATCTAGTATGAGTTAATGATGACATGTAGCAAGATGTGATCTCTCATACGGGAATATACTCTTGTTTTAATATATCACATAGTTTTCCAATCCCCAGAACGTTTGGCAAGTAGATTTGATGTGCACAAAGTTATTCATTTGGGCATTTGAAAGGTTGGTTGCTTGTGAGTCCAGATGGAAGATGTAAGGACCCGATTTTTGTTCGCATGATTTTTACcgcaaataggaaaaaaaaaatcctaaacctGCTGGGCACCTGAGGTGGAAGAGGACTCATGATGGGAGTCCACCTCCTTTTTCGAGATCGATGGAGAAAAGAAGTCCTAGGGCCGCCGAACTCTGGTGAAAGTCCTGGGACGTAGTCTATTTAAGGCCCTTCTCTTTTCCTTTGGGTACATTTCACTTAAAATTCAGATAAATCGTCGGCAAGGCCAtctaatttctcctaatttcCATCAAGTATTCCTCAGCAAATCACCATCAATTTGTCATCGGACTTGAGCTATTGATCTCctattctccttcttctcttctatTTTGAACCCCATAAAGCACTTGATAGCTAAGTTAAATCGCCGGTTGTCGGATTTCATAAGAGATCAAGTCTTCCCCTCTTTTATTTCTCTTCCTTCCACTGGA
Coding sequences within it:
- the LOC140858691 gene encoding putative ripening-related protein 1 → MANSPIAMLFVLLIASLKLCICFRYSSILCECTPSGYLRGKTGHCNTEHDSDCCKAGKMYPQYHCSPPLTKHTRATMTINSFAEGGDGGGPSECDNQYHSDDELVVALSTGWYNHGRRCLKNIKINANGNSVLAKVVDECDSVHGCDSDHDFQPPCPNNIVDASPAVWKALGISGSDVGDYDITWSDE